In one window of Candidatus Scalindua sp. DNA:
- a CDS encoding efflux RND transporter periplasmic adaptor subunit — protein sequence MIINPSAEFSLPVILFSIIFLSGCGTDIEPLTETTPRVKYFEVGEQATGQSRRISGKLIPADTSVLSFSVSGTIEQVLVSRGDTVLQGQVLAVLDIEPLRLAVEQARAQLNIARSKVTETKQIYDRTVTLFHKRASSQAEVDTATANHAAARGNLKAAQSDLDRKQRNLSHAELTAPFAGTIAERNIDPFQETTVGQSAFLLQSSDALEVDVRIPETMIRDIDYGQRVQVTFPTIQGKSLTGVVSEIGSRVGAGNAFPVKIQLSASQTKLLPGMTASITFNFNEYLEGRTVYLIPLAAIAIEFSMLRQAKGSSSQVSQKTAPVFVVDDNHRLQVRDVVIGDLRGNQLEVYEGLEAGEKIVSAGVTFLHENMTVELWTPEQGLTDG from the coding sequence ATGATAATAAACCCCTCCGCAGAATTCAGCTTACCGGTCATTTTATTCAGTATCATTTTTCTCTCAGGCTGCGGAACAGACATCGAGCCACTGACTGAGACGACACCGCGTGTTAAATACTTTGAGGTTGGTGAACAGGCAACCGGACAGTCCAGGCGTATTTCGGGCAAATTGATACCGGCTGATACGTCGGTACTCAGCTTCAGTGTTAGTGGTACTATCGAGCAGGTATTGGTCAGCAGAGGAGATACGGTTCTACAAGGCCAGGTATTAGCCGTGCTGGATATTGAACCGCTACGACTCGCCGTGGAACAAGCACGGGCGCAGCTCAATATAGCGCGGTCAAAGGTTACGGAAACCAAGCAAATTTATGACCGTACCGTAACGCTGTTTCATAAACGCGCATCGTCACAGGCTGAGGTTGACACCGCAACCGCAAATCACGCAGCGGCGCGTGGCAATTTAAAGGCTGCCCAGAGTGACCTTGATCGCAAGCAGCGCAATCTTTCACATGCCGAATTAACCGCACCCTTTGCAGGCACGATTGCCGAACGGAATATTGATCCTTTCCAGGAAACGACGGTTGGTCAGAGTGCCTTTTTACTGCAATCCTCTGATGCCCTGGAAGTCGATGTCCGCATCCCTGAAACGATGATTCGCGATATTGATTATGGTCAGCGAGTACAGGTCACCTTCCCCACAATCCAGGGCAAAAGCTTAACCGGCGTGGTCAGTGAAATCGGCTCGCGAGTTGGAGCAGGTAATGCCTTTCCCGTAAAGATCCAGTTATCCGCATCGCAAACCAAATTACTTCCTGGCATGACAGCCAGTATCACCTTTAACTTCAACGAGTACCTTGAGGGTCGTACCGTGTATTTGATACCTCTTGCAGCGATTGCCATAGAATTCAGCATGCTCAGGCAAGCGAAAGGGAGCAGTTCACAGGTGTCTCAAAAGACAGCACCGGTATTTGTGGTTGACGATAACCACCGGCTGCAAGTCAGGGATGTGGTCATCGGTGACCTTCGAGGAAATCAACTGGAAGTTTATGAAGGCCTCGAAGCGGGTGAGAAGATTGTCAGCGCAGGCGTCACCTTTCTGCATGAAAATATGACGGTTGAACTGTGGACGCCTGAACAGGGTTTAACAGATGGATAA
- a CDS encoding efflux transporter outer membrane subunit — protein MIDYLMNNDRFTCQLKCIPRCRFAGLLLFTLLVSCTTVGPDYKKPDIASPEAWVGQLEGGLTQQQLDPETLSQWWKSLEDPVLSGFVERAIAANLDLRTAEAQLRQARAQRGITGSTRFPTIDAEGFATRAGSSENAGAGSTSELYSSSFDAAWELDIFGGRHRALEAAEADFQAAQEARRDVLVSVLAEVAVNYIELRTFQAQHAVAKQNLLVQLDTLEIVQAQFDAGAVLELDLERAVSNAETTRSELPRLNQAISQAKNRLAVLIGQAPGTVDKELDRLRLMSTPSVQIAVGVPAETLRRRPDVRRAERQLAAETARIGVATAELYPKFTLAGTIGIESLSPSNLTASDSRTWGISPSVQWNIFDGGRTRQKIAVQNALQEQAMVQYEASILNALEEVENAITAFTQEQLRYRSLVESAAAAERAANIAQTRYEAGASNFLTVLDTQRTLLSTQNRQAASQGMIMSNLVRLYKSLGGGWAPEQPGSRKTK, from the coding sequence ATGATTGATTACCTTATGAATAACGACCGATTTACGTGTCAACTCAAGTGCATACCCAGGTGCCGATTTGCAGGGCTATTATTATTTACTTTGCTGGTCAGTTGCACCACGGTAGGCCCTGATTATAAAAAACCTGATATAGCATCACCTGAAGCGTGGGTCGGTCAACTTGAAGGCGGTTTGACCCAGCAACAACTCGATCCGGAGACACTCTCGCAATGGTGGAAATCCCTGGAGGACCCTGTACTTAGTGGTTTTGTGGAAAGGGCAATAGCTGCCAACCTTGATCTCAGAACAGCGGAAGCACAATTGCGCCAGGCCAGAGCCCAAAGGGGCATCACTGGCAGCACTCGCTTTCCAACGATAGATGCCGAAGGCTTTGCGACTCGCGCTGGAAGCAGTGAAAACGCCGGCGCGGGTTCAACCTCTGAACTTTATTCTTCCTCCTTTGATGCTGCCTGGGAGCTGGACATTTTTGGTGGCCGGCACCGTGCTCTTGAGGCAGCCGAAGCTGACTTTCAAGCGGCCCAGGAAGCGCGACGTGATGTGCTGGTTTCGGTGTTAGCAGAAGTGGCTGTTAACTATATTGAGTTGCGCACTTTTCAGGCCCAGCACGCTGTTGCCAAGCAAAACTTATTGGTACAACTTGATACGTTAGAAATTGTACAGGCACAATTCGATGCTGGTGCGGTGTTGGAGCTTGATCTTGAGCGTGCGGTATCAAATGCAGAAACTACACGCTCCGAACTACCCCGTCTAAACCAGGCTATTTCTCAAGCCAAAAATCGTCTCGCCGTATTGATTGGTCAGGCCCCCGGCACAGTTGACAAAGAGTTAGACAGGTTGCGGCTGATGTCCACTCCCAGTGTACAAATTGCTGTTGGTGTGCCGGCTGAAACATTGCGCAGACGGCCTGATGTGCGCCGTGCCGAGCGTCAACTTGCCGCAGAAACGGCACGGATTGGCGTTGCCACAGCCGAGCTTTATCCAAAGTTCACCTTAGCCGGCACAATCGGCATCGAGTCTTTATCTCCGTCAAACCTCACTGCAAGTGATAGCAGAACCTGGGGTATCAGCCCGAGTGTGCAATGGAATATTTTTGATGGCGGTCGCACCCGGCAAAAAATTGCAGTGCAAAATGCCCTGCAAGAACAGGCTATGGTGCAATACGAAGCCAGTATTCTCAATGCGCTGGAAGAAGTGGAAAATGCGATTACCGCGTTTACCCAGGAGCAACTTCGTTATCGCTCGCTAGTGGAGTCAGCTGCAGCAGCAGAACGAGCGGCAAATATTGCTCAGACTCGCTATGAAGCAGGGGCAAGCAATTTTCTAACAGTTCTCGATACGCAACGAACCCTGCTGAGCACCCAGAATCGACAAGCTGCCAGCCAGGGAATGATTATGTCCAATCTGGTTCGCTTATATAAATCGTTGGGGGGAGGCTGGGCTCCTGAACAACCCGGCAGTAGGAAAACGAAATGA
- a CDS encoding RtcB family protein codes for MTYKYKIEKIDEYSWRIPREGKMRVDGIVYANETMMKEIQKDESLQQVINVSHLPGIVGHSFGMPDIHWGYGFPIGGVAAFDLDDGVVSPGGVGYDINCGVRLLRTDLQRIEIVHKLDSLVNTLFSSIPSGVGSHRKDLRLSHQEEKNVLKNGAQWAVSQGYGSKNDLEHIEENGRIAGADPELISERALERGKAQLGTLGSGNHFVEVGYVSEVYDAKIAQTLGLQKDSITIVVHTGSRGFGYQVCDDSIRTMIKASKEFNIELPDRQLCCAPIKSQQGQDYLAKMACAANYAFANRQMITHWIKESFERSLHINPGESKISVVYDVCHNIARIEDHIVDGRKKPLCVHRKGATRAFPPHHAQTPDAYKEVGQPVLIPGDMGRCSYVLVGTEKAYTTTFGSTCHGAGRVMSRGKAKKLASSRNISRELKEKGILVRADSRATMDEEIPEAYKDVTEVVDVVEHAGISKKIAQLKPLCVIKG; via the coding sequence TTGACTTATAAGTACAAGATTGAGAAAATAGATGAATATAGCTGGCGTATTCCGCGTGAAGGTAAAATGCGCGTTGATGGAATTGTATACGCAAACGAAACCATGATGAAGGAAATACAGAAGGACGAGAGTTTACAACAGGTAATAAATGTGTCTCACCTTCCCGGCATTGTAGGCCACTCCTTTGGAATGCCTGACATTCACTGGGGATACGGTTTCCCCATCGGCGGTGTAGCCGCTTTTGACCTTGATGACGGTGTTGTATCTCCCGGCGGAGTTGGATACGATATCAATTGCGGGGTCAGACTGCTTCGTACTGATCTGCAACGGATAGAAATTGTCCACAAGTTGGATTCCCTGGTTAACACCTTATTCAGCAGCATCCCATCCGGTGTTGGATCGCATCGCAAGGATTTAAGGCTCTCTCACCAGGAAGAAAAAAACGTGTTGAAAAACGGTGCACAGTGGGCTGTTTCGCAAGGATATGGTTCAAAAAATGATCTGGAACATATAGAGGAAAACGGTCGCATTGCCGGTGCTGATCCGGAACTGATCTCGGAACGGGCATTAGAAAGGGGAAAAGCCCAATTGGGTACCCTTGGCTCAGGAAACCACTTTGTTGAGGTCGGCTATGTCTCTGAAGTTTACGACGCAAAGATCGCCCAGACTCTCGGCCTTCAAAAAGACAGTATTACGATAGTCGTCCATACAGGCTCACGGGGATTCGGCTATCAGGTATGTGACGATTCCATACGTACCATGATAAAAGCCTCAAAAGAATTTAATATTGAATTACCAGACCGGCAACTGTGCTGCGCACCGATTAAATCACAGCAGGGGCAGGATTATCTTGCAAAAATGGCCTGTGCTGCAAACTACGCATTTGCCAATAGACAGATGATCACTCACTGGATAAAAGAATCATTCGAAAGATCACTGCACATAAATCCAGGCGAATCTAAAATATCGGTGGTTTACGATGTATGTCATAATATAGCCAGGATCGAAGACCATATTGTAGATGGACGGAAAAAGCCCCTGTGTGTACACCGCAAAGGCGCGACACGCGCATTCCCCCCCCATCATGCGCAAACTCCTGATGCGTATAAGGAGGTTGGTCAGCCTGTATTGATACCAGGAGATATGGGGCGCTGCTCATATGTACTTGTCGGAACAGAAAAGGCATATACCACCACTTTCGGCAGCACGTGTCACGGAGCCGGCAGAGTAATGAGCAGGGGAAAAGCAAAGAAGCTGGCCAGCAGCAGAAATATTTCCAGGGAACTGAAAGAAAAAGGAATACTTGTAAGGGCGGACAGCAGGGCAACAATGGATGAAGAGATCCCGGAAGCGTATAAGGATGTGACTGAAGTAGTCGACGTAGTAGAACATGCAGGGATCAGCAAAAAGATCGCTCAACTCAAACCGTTATGTGTTATTAAGGGATGA
- a CDS encoding archease has protein sequence MTKYKLIDHTADIGIDIFGNTLSDLFSNAGFAMFDIITDITAVDAKDEHIVRIEGIDKEQLLVNWLGELLYLHDVKCLLFKDFLITDMNKNHLTATIRGEKYIETKHAINTVIKAVTHHALSVRHEHNQWKARVIFDL, from the coding sequence ATGACAAAATACAAATTAATAGATCATACCGCAGATATAGGGATCGACATTTTTGGAAACACCCTGAGTGATCTGTTTTCAAACGCTGGCTTTGCCATGTTTGACATTATCACAGATATAACCGCTGTTGATGCAAAAGATGAGCACATTGTCAGGATTGAAGGTATCGATAAAGAACAATTACTCGTTAACTGGCTCGGTGAGTTATTATATCTGCATGATGTAAAATGTTTACTTTTTAAAGATTTTCTGATCACAGATATGAATAAAAACCACCTCACTGCTACAATACGTGGTGAGAAATATATCGAGACTAAGCATGCTATTAATACCGTGATAAAGGCTGTAACCCACCATGCTTTATCAGTAAGACATGAACACAATCAGTGGAAGGCAAGGGTGATTTTTGACTTATAA
- the cysS gene encoding cysteine--tRNA ligase, producing MALKIFNTLTKQKEVFTPLKEGRVGIYVCGPTVYDHPHIGHAKSYISFDVVVRYLRYLGYKVRYVQNITDVGHLTDNADGGEDKIEKRARIEEVEPMELVEMYMRSYYEDMDKLNNLRPDISPRATGHIPEQIDLVKVLIDKGFAYEANQSVYFDVSKFKEYGKLSGRKLEEQEMGARIDINPEKRHPADFALWKRAEPGHIMKWNSPWGVGFPGWHLECSVMSTRYLGDTLDIHGGGIENVFPHHECEIAQSEAANSLPFARFWMHNNMVTVNGQKMGKSLGNFVTLKDAFKKFSPVTIRFFVLNTHYRSPINYSNEALEGAETGMERLQNTIRNVRERLISAEGAEGEDVWKTKLKKYKHDFEETMNEDFNTAGALAVLFNAAREVNNLLNSGEKTSKWVLSEIDTFFRVFGGDVLGIVADKSVQIEEKEKDFKLEDNLIKVLAETRNELREAQQWELADKIRNRFSELGIVIEDRKDEVVWRKK from the coding sequence ATGGCTTTAAAAATCTTTAACACCTTAACTAAGCAAAAAGAAGTATTTACACCATTAAAGGAAGGCAGAGTTGGGATTTATGTATGCGGCCCTACCGTCTATGACCATCCGCACATCGGCCACGCCAAGAGTTACATCAGTTTTGACGTAGTCGTTCGCTACCTGAGATATCTCGGCTATAAAGTCCGTTATGTACAAAATATCACCGATGTCGGACATTTGACGGATAATGCGGACGGCGGCGAAGACAAGATTGAGAAGAGAGCCAGGATTGAGGAAGTAGAACCCATGGAACTGGTTGAAATGTACATGCGAAGCTATTACGAAGACATGGACAAATTGAATAATCTGCGGCCCGATATCTCACCCCGCGCAACGGGCCATATCCCCGAACAGATAGACCTGGTGAAGGTACTCATTGATAAGGGATTTGCCTATGAGGCAAACCAGTCTGTTTACTTTGATGTGTCCAAGTTCAAAGAATACGGCAAACTTTCAGGGAGAAAATTAGAAGAACAGGAGATGGGGGCACGTATTGATATAAATCCTGAAAAAAGACATCCGGCAGATTTTGCCCTCTGGAAGAGGGCTGAACCCGGCCACATTATGAAGTGGAACAGCCCATGGGGTGTAGGGTTTCCCGGTTGGCATCTTGAATGCTCGGTCATGTCAACGAGATATCTCGGTGATACCCTTGATATTCATGGTGGTGGTATCGAGAATGTCTTTCCTCATCACGAGTGTGAAATTGCTCAAAGCGAGGCGGCCAATTCCCTCCCCTTCGCCCGTTTCTGGATGCACAACAACATGGTTACCGTTAATGGACAAAAGATGGGGAAATCGCTGGGTAACTTCGTTACCCTCAAAGACGCATTTAAAAAATTCTCACCTGTAACAATACGTTTTTTTGTCCTTAACACTCACTACCGGAGCCCCATCAACTATAGCAACGAAGCGTTAGAGGGGGCAGAAACGGGAATGGAAAGATTGCAGAATACCATACGCAATGTGAGAGAACGGCTCATTTCTGCAGAGGGCGCTGAAGGAGAAGATGTGTGGAAGACCAAACTGAAAAAATACAAACACGACTTTGAAGAGACGATGAACGAGGATTTCAATACAGCGGGTGCGCTGGCAGTTCTTTTTAATGCAGCACGGGAGGTGAATAATCTTCTCAATTCCGGCGAAAAAACCAGTAAATGGGTATTATCAGAAATAGACACTTTCTTCAGGGTGTTCGGCGGCGATGTTCTCGGTATTGTCGCTGACAAATCGGTCCAGATCGAGGAGAAGGAAAAAGATTTTAAACTGGAAGACAACCTGATAAAGGTTTTGGCTGAAACAAGAAACGAACTGCGGGAAGCACAACAGTGGGAACTTGCAGATAAAATAAGGAATCGATTCAGTGAGCTCGGAATAGTTATTGAGGACAGAAAGGACGAAGTAGTTTGGCGGAAAAAATAG
- a CDS encoding 2-oxoacid:acceptor oxidoreductase subunit alpha, whose amino-acid sequence MSFDLTIMIAGEAGQGLNTLSSILLKMLAQSGYHLFASQDYMSRIRGGHNFTKIRVSNKPLYSSVSASHLLVALNQESVDLHLNHLSSPSIIVHDLDTVQVNKTGEICDIAAPIRKIAVDSGNALYGNSVVLGILTALLKLELTGLTDILKASFVKKAAKDRKGNIKAATEGFRYLSDNFQNLNIPLGRVKEKNRMLISGTESIALGMMAGGLRFISAYPMSPSTGIFTYITSKAGRLGIVSEQAEDEIAACNMAMGASAAGARSAVTTSGGGLSLMCEGISLSGMAEIPLVIINMQRPGPATGFPTRTAQEDLDLVLHIGHGEFPRFIFAPGTAEEAFYTSIKAMNLAEKYQVPVFILGDQHLADSYVTLDRLNANKVKYKSYLAENGALKKPYLRYKITRSGVSPLAHYGQDKIHFIVDSHIHTEDGHISEEMNVAKKMVEKRFRKLNGMKKEFSGPQYYGPKNAKTLFVSWGSTYGAVRETIDCLLAEKKSVAMVHYNKIWPFPVEESIEILKSRKDICVVENNYQGQFERLLQRETNIKTGKPVLRYDGRPFDVQFIIDMFEKRQK is encoded by the coding sequence ATGTCTTTTGACCTTACCATCATGATTGCAGGAGAAGCGGGGCAAGGGCTGAATACGCTTTCGAGCATACTGCTCAAGATGCTTGCGCAAAGTGGTTACCACCTGTTTGCATCCCAGGACTATATGTCCAGAATCCGTGGCGGCCACAACTTCACGAAAATCCGAGTGAGCAATAAGCCCCTTTACTCTTCCGTTTCTGCTTCCCATTTACTTGTTGCGCTCAATCAGGAAAGTGTCGATCTGCATCTTAACCATCTATCCAGTCCCTCTATTATTGTCCACGATCTCGATACGGTACAGGTAAACAAAACAGGGGAAATATGTGACATTGCTGCCCCGATCAGAAAAATAGCAGTAGATAGCGGCAATGCCCTATACGGCAATTCAGTGGTACTCGGCATTCTTACGGCACTCTTAAAGCTAGAATTAACGGGCCTGACGGATATCCTCAAGGCCAGTTTCGTAAAAAAAGCGGCGAAAGACAGGAAAGGCAATATAAAGGCTGCTACCGAAGGATTCAGGTACCTGTCAGACAATTTTCAGAATCTCAACATTCCTCTTGGCAGGGTAAAAGAGAAAAACAGAATGCTGATAAGCGGCACTGAATCAATAGCACTGGGTATGATGGCGGGCGGTCTGCGATTTATCAGTGCATATCCGATGTCTCCCTCTACGGGAATATTTACTTATATAACCAGTAAGGCCGGAAGACTTGGCATAGTTTCTGAACAGGCTGAGGACGAGATAGCCGCCTGCAATATGGCTATGGGTGCCTCTGCAGCAGGGGCACGTTCTGCGGTTACAACCTCGGGCGGAGGCCTTTCCCTCATGTGCGAAGGCATCAGCCTGTCAGGAATGGCTGAGATCCCTCTCGTAATTATAAACATGCAGAGACCTGGGCCTGCAACTGGTTTTCCTACTCGTACTGCCCAGGAAGACCTCGATTTGGTCCTGCATATCGGGCATGGTGAATTCCCACGTTTTATCTTCGCACCCGGCACAGCAGAAGAGGCCTTTTATACCTCCATCAAGGCGATGAATCTTGCCGAAAAATATCAGGTACCGGTTTTCATCCTTGGAGATCAGCATCTGGCAGACAGCTATGTGACTCTCGACAGATTAAATGCAAACAAGGTAAAATACAAAAGCTACTTAGCTGAAAATGGGGCACTAAAAAAACCTTACCTTAGATATAAAATAACCAGAAGCGGAGTATCCCCTCTGGCCCATTATGGCCAGGATAAGATACATTTCATTGTAGACAGCCATATTCATACCGAGGATGGGCATATCTCCGAAGAGATGAATGTTGCAAAAAAAATGGTAGAAAAACGATTTAGAAAGCTTAACGGCATGAAAAAAGAATTTTCAGGACCACAGTATTATGGTCCAAAGAACGCTAAAACTCTTTTTGTCTCATGGGGATCAACGTATGGTGCAGTGAGAGAAACAATAGATTGTCTCCTTGCAGAGAAAAAAAGCGTAGCAATGGTTCATTATAACAAGATATGGCCATTCCCCGTTGAAGAGTCAATCGAAATCCTCAAATCAAGGAAGGATATCTGTGTTGTTGAGAATAACTATCAGGGGCAATTCGAACGATTGCTTCAGAGGGAAACGAATATAAAAACCGGAAAACCTGTTCTCCGGTACGACGGACGTCCATTTGATGTCCAGTTTATAATTGATATGTTTGAAAAGAGGCAGAAATGA
- a CDS encoding efflux RND transporter permease subunit produces the protein MDKLTRFTISHARFSGLLIVAILLGGLAIFVSQPRQEDPEITLRSAQVITSFPGLSPERIEQLITRPIEDKIKELSEIDKIKSVSMTGLSIVTPEAHARYHDMDTIWADLRNKMNDLRDSLPEGTQGLTVNDDYGRVAVVTLALTGADYSMAELNEVAKDIKDSLSSLPLVARVDLYGVQDERIWLEFDAHFMAQFKLTPTAIVTALRAQNIVLPGGTVNAAGQTVVIEPSGDFRSVDEIRNLAIETDDGELVYLRDLATVRRGYVDPPKAPAFYNNQPAIVLGVSMMTASNVVELGKQVNARLGTLKPKLPVGMQLDVAIFQPDLVEASVNDATNNLLQTMVVVLVVVMLFLGWRIGLIVGTMVPLTMMATLIGMYIWDIELHRVSIAAIIVALGLLVDNGVVIAEDIRQRMDSGVERLEAALATPRILAIPLLTSSLTTVIAFLPLVLIDDTTGEFLRSLGQVLAIALLSSWVLAITVIPAFCYWFLPVSTNTNSKNTGSTNNSANTYKAPAYKFYRQLLGILLKWRVAFIVLMIICLFASSQVFQFVKQRSLGPSERNQFTVYIDLPAEADISETLIASHKLAAYLNDKGKNPEVTGILTYVGSGGPRFFLALSPNDAQPNKAFLVVNTQTSDQIARVMQRVEEFIKQDLPQANGRADILFLGHGALGSVEIRVRGSNADVLRALGAQVKDAFYRVPGAQTIRSDWENPVFKLVVDIDQERARRAGVTSEAIARTLSASFDGYQITSYREEDKVIPVTIRAQSDDRGNLDRLRTVEILSDAGVPVPLLQIADFKGVVEASRIRRYNQQRALTIVGKHPRLTAIELYAAMQEGLNAIEVPGGYTLELEGEIKGSQESNSKLFGYAPHALFLIMLLLMLQFNSFRRSAIILLTIPLVIIGANFGLAIFNAFFDFTAMLGLFSLAGIIVNNGIVMIDRIDQARDEGLMVDAAVTIAALARARPIIMTTITTIAGLLPLALFGGEFWYGMAIVIMCGLGMGTILTLGFVPVLYSLMFRYKDAAPATATEHAI, from the coding sequence ATGGATAAACTTACCCGGTTCACGATTAGTCATGCCAGATTTTCGGGCTTATTGATTGTTGCGATTTTGCTTGGCGGGCTTGCTATTTTCGTTTCCCAGCCCCGGCAGGAAGATCCCGAAATCACCTTGCGCAGCGCACAGGTGATCACCTCTTTTCCAGGTTTATCGCCCGAACGAATAGAACAGCTCATCACGCGTCCTATTGAAGACAAAATCAAGGAGTTGTCTGAAATCGACAAAATTAAGTCCGTCTCAATGACGGGCCTATCAATTGTTACGCCGGAAGCCCATGCCCGTTACCACGATATGGATACGATTTGGGCTGACCTGCGCAATAAGATGAATGATCTGCGTGATAGCTTGCCAGAGGGTACCCAGGGCCTAACCGTTAATGACGATTACGGCCGTGTTGCGGTGGTCACACTGGCACTTACTGGAGCCGACTATTCCATGGCCGAACTCAACGAGGTCGCTAAAGATATTAAAGATAGCTTGAGTAGCCTGCCACTGGTAGCGCGTGTCGATCTGTATGGGGTCCAGGATGAACGTATCTGGTTAGAGTTTGATGCACATTTTATGGCCCAGTTTAAGTTAACTCCGACCGCCATTGTGACCGCATTGCGGGCACAAAATATTGTGTTGCCCGGCGGAACGGTTAATGCCGCCGGACAGACGGTGGTCATTGAACCCTCCGGTGACTTTCGCTCAGTGGATGAAATTCGTAATTTAGCCATTGAAACGGATGACGGCGAATTAGTCTATCTGCGTGATCTGGCAACTGTCCGGCGGGGCTATGTGGATCCTCCCAAAGCCCCGGCTTTCTATAATAACCAGCCGGCGATTGTGTTGGGCGTATCCATGATGACTGCCTCTAATGTGGTTGAGCTGGGCAAACAGGTTAATGCCCGGCTAGGCACCCTTAAGCCCAAGTTGCCTGTTGGCATGCAGTTGGACGTTGCGATTTTCCAACCTGACCTGGTAGAAGCGTCGGTGAATGACGCCACCAACAATCTACTGCAGACCATGGTTGTGGTATTGGTCGTGGTGATGCTGTTTCTTGGTTGGCGTATCGGTTTAATTGTTGGCACTATGGTGCCTCTGACTATGATGGCAACCTTGATAGGTATGTACATATGGGATATCGAGTTACACAGGGTGTCGATCGCCGCCATCATTGTTGCTCTGGGCTTGCTGGTGGATAACGGTGTCGTTATAGCCGAAGATATTCGCCAGCGCATGGATAGTGGAGTGGAGCGGCTTGAGGCTGCACTCGCAACACCCAGAATCCTGGCCATCCCGCTGCTTACCAGCTCCCTTACCACCGTAATTGCATTTCTTCCCTTGGTATTAATCGATGATACTACGGGAGAATTTCTGCGTTCATTAGGCCAGGTATTAGCCATTGCCCTGCTATCTTCCTGGGTATTAGCCATTACCGTCATTCCTGCATTTTGTTACTGGTTTTTGCCTGTCTCGACAAATACTAATTCGAAAAATACCGGTTCCACAAACAATAGCGCCAACACCTATAAGGCTCCAGCTTACAAGTTCTATCGCCAGCTACTTGGCATCCTACTTAAATGGCGGGTTGCGTTTATTGTTTTGATGATTATTTGCCTGTTTGCTTCGAGTCAGGTTTTTCAGTTTGTTAAACAGCGATCGCTGGGGCCGTCAGAGCGTAACCAGTTTACTGTGTATATTGATTTGCCCGCCGAAGCCGATATCAGTGAAACACTGATTGCCAGCCACAAATTAGCGGCCTATTTGAACGATAAGGGAAAGAACCCGGAAGTCACCGGTATTTTGACTTATGTGGGTTCCGGTGGACCCCGATTTTTTCTGGCTTTAAGCCCCAATGATGCGCAACCCAACAAGGCCTTTCTTGTGGTTAACACCCAAACCAGTGATCAAATAGCCCGGGTTATGCAGCGTGTTGAGGAGTTTATTAAGCAAGATTTGCCGCAGGCCAATGGCAGAGCGGATATTCTGTTTCTCGGTCACGGAGCGCTTGGCTCCGTCGAAATACGCGTGCGGGGTTCCAATGCGGATGTGTTGCGAGCGCTGGGAGCGCAGGTGAAAGACGCCTTTTACCGTGTGCCCGGTGCTCAAACAATCCGCAGTGACTGGGAAAACCCGGTGTTTAAATTGGTGGTAGATATTGACCAGGAACGGGCCAGGCGTGCCGGCGTAACAAGCGAAGCGATCGCGCGCACTTTATCCGCCTCCTTTGATGGCTATCAGATCACCAGTTATCGTGAGGAAGACAAAGTCATACCGGTAACTATTCGTGCGCAGTCAGATGATCGCGGTAATCTGGATCGCTTGAGAACCGTCGAGATATTATCTGACGCTGGTGTTCCTGTACCGCTATTACAAATAGCTGACTTCAAAGGTGTCGTCGAGGCCAGCCGGATTCGCCGCTATAACCAGCAACGCGCCCTCACTATCGTCGGCAAACACCCGCGTTTAACGGCGATTGAACTCTACGCCGCGATGCAAGAAGGATTGAATGCCATCGAGGTGCCAGGCGGTTATACGTTAGAGCTGGAAGGTGAAATCAAAGGCTCTCAGGAATCGAACAGTAAGCTATTTGGCTACGCTCCTCATGCCCTCTTCCTGATTATGCTGTTGCTGATGTTGCAATTTAACTCTTTTCGCCGCTCTGCCATTATCCTGCTCACCATACCCCTGGTTATTATCGGTGCCAATTTTGGCTTGGCGATATTTAACGCCTTCTTCGACTTTACCGCTATGTTAGGCCTGTTTAGCTTGGCGGGAATTATTGTTAACAATGGTATTGTCATGATTGACCGAATTGATCAGGCACGAGACGAGGGTTTGATGGTTGATGCAGCCGTGACCATAGCGGCACTCGCCCGTGCACGGCCCATCATCATGACCACCATTACCACTATTGCGGGACTATTACCGTTGGCATTATTTGGTGGCGAGTTCTGGTATGGCATGGCCATTGTCATTATGTGCGGTCTTGGAATGGGCACTATTCTGACCTTGGGTTTCGTGCCTGTTTTATACAGCTTAATGTTTCGTTACAAGGACGCAGCACCGGCCACCGCAACGGAACACGCGATATGA